Proteins encoded within one genomic window of Candidatus Desulfarcum epimagneticum:
- a CDS encoding hypothetical protein (Evidence 5 : Unknown function), translating into MIIHCGKCDTKYRLDESRLEKNGSRVRCSSCGDVFTAYPPGAPDAESLFEETPDLTDFPDPSTLYDDAPDPAGTQERDGDARRLFGLEKDGGETREPPGEDSGPRPEFDIQGDFSDPENDFSDPPPKKRSPAALFLMVLSLLAIFAGAFYGGFFMLNRMGVSIPDLRIPYLGAWFETTPRDQAEFEMETLEVHSKTVLNPMAGKLLVITGMVRGAAPGPGGWVEATARFYTSEKKILAQKTSVCGNLLSDMELAGLDMPEIDKRLLKKPDMEKPDDASPPGDTLPFMIVSRDIPGNVEMFRVEARAVSGEKK; encoded by the coding sequence ATGATTATTCACTGCGGCAAATGCGACACAAAATACCGGCTGGATGAAAGCCGGCTTGAAAAAAATGGCTCCAGGGTCCGGTGCTCCAGCTGCGGCGACGTGTTCACCGCCTATCCCCCCGGGGCCCCCGACGCCGAATCTTTATTTGAAGAAACGCCGGACCTCACGGATTTTCCGGACCCTTCCACCCTCTACGACGACGCCCCGGACCCGGCCGGGACCCAGGAGCGGGACGGCGACGCCCGGCGTCTGTTCGGGCTTGAAAAAGACGGCGGCGAAACCCGGGAGCCGCCCGGAGAAGACAGCGGGCCCCGACCGGAATTCGATATCCAGGGGGATTTTTCGGACCCGGAAAACGATTTTTCAGACCCGCCTCCCAAAAAAAGGAGCCCGGCGGCCCTTTTCCTGATGGTCCTTTCCCTTCTGGCGATCTTTGCCGGGGCGTTTTACGGCGGTTTTTTCATGCTGAACCGCATGGGCGTCTCCATTCCGGACCTCCGCATTCCATACTTAGGCGCATGGTTTGAAACCACCCCCCGGGACCAGGCCGAATTTGAGATGGAAACCCTTGAGGTCCACAGCAAAACGGTCTTAAACCCCATGGCCGGGAAACTTCTGGTCATCACCGGAATGGTCCGGGGCGCCGCGCCCGGGCCCGGGGGATGGGTCGAGGCCACGGCCCGGTTCTACACGTCTGAAAAAAAGATTCTGGCCCAAAAAACCAGCGTGTGCGGAAACCTGCTGTCGGACATGGAGCTGGCCGGCCTGGACATGCCGGAAATCGACAAACGGCTTTTAAAAAAGCCGGACATGGAAAAGCCCGATGACGCGTCCCCGCCCGGGGACACCCTCCCGTTTATGATCGTGAGCCGGGATATTCCCGGAAACGTGGAGATGTTCCGGGTGGAGGCCCGGGCCGTGTCCGGAGAAAAGAAATAG
- a CDS encoding Thioesterase produces MLCHTTKCRVIYGDTDHRGIACHANYLRWFEIGRTEMFRSLSLTYKEVERKGLFLPVARACCDFISPARYDDLLSIETRLDPTFKAGVRFDYRVTVDGENRVSATGFTRHACVNAHGKVVRPPAFIRKIIQTASKEI; encoded by the coding sequence ATGCTTTGCCACACCACCAAATGCCGGGTGATCTACGGCGACACCGACCACAGGGGAATCGCCTGCCACGCCAATTATCTCAGGTGGTTTGAGATCGGCCGGACGGAAATGTTCCGCTCTTTAAGCCTGACCTATAAAGAGGTCGAGCGAAAGGGACTCTTTCTCCCCGTGGCCCGGGCCTGCTGCGACTTTATATCCCCGGCCCGGTATGACGATCTTTTGTCCATTGAAACCCGTCTGGACCCGACCTTCAAAGCCGGGGTGAGATTCGACTACCGCGTCACGGTGGACGGCGAAAACCGGGTGTCGGCCACGGGATTCACCCGTCACGCCTGCGTAAACGCCCATGGAAAAGTGGTCCGGCCGCCGGCGTTTATCCGAAAAATCATTCAGACCGCCTCAAAAGAGATTTAA
- a CDS encoding PilT protein domain protein, translated as MRLLLDTSSFLWFVAGSGKLSEKARALMEDFDNELVLSVASLWEMAIKVSVGKLETLRPFDLFIPEKLEENEIHILQISFPHLSQMMKLPFHHRDPFDRLIIAQSISENLPVIACDSAFKKYPADIVW; from the coding sequence ATGCGTCTGTTGCTTGACACAAGCAGTTTCCTCTGGTTTGTCGCCGGAAGCGGTAAACTGAGCGAAAAAGCCAGAGCGCTGATGGAGGACTTTGACAACGAGCTGGTTCTGAGTGTGGCAAGCTTATGGGAGATGGCGATCAAAGTCAGCGTTGGAAAGCTCGAGACGCTCAGACCATTTGATCTGTTCATCCCCGAAAAACTGGAAGAGAACGAAATTCATATTCTTCAGATCAGTTTTCCCCATCTCTCCCAAATGATGAAACTCCCTTTTCATCATCGCGATCCCTTTGACCGACTGATAATCGCGCAATCGATTTCCGAAAATCTTCCAGTGATTGCCTGCGACAGCGCTTTCAAAAAGTATCCGGCTGATATTGTATGGTGA
- a CDS encoding Type II toxin-antitoxin system prevent-host-death family antitoxin, which yields MRVDITKAGNRLQELISQSVGGKEVVITRNGQPVVKLLPLDRRKRRFGSARGLIKMSDDFDEPLEDFRDYM from the coding sequence GTGCGTGTGGATATAACCAAAGCGGGGAATCGTCTTCAGGAACTCATCTCCCAGAGTGTCGGCGGGAAAGAAGTGGTGATCACCAGAAACGGACAGCCGGTGGTGAAACTTCTTCCCCTGGACAGGCGGAAACGTCGCTTCGGCAGCGCCAGGGGGCTGATAAAGATGTCCGATGATTTTGACGAACCCCTTGAGGATTTCAGGGATTATATGTGA
- a CDS encoding exported hypothetical protein (Evidence 5 : Unknown function), translating into MKKFFFGILALIVSGCAMGPKLQPLPVFNIEKNSRIGIINFIPPNPKHIHIGTTVFNNFKKEYQVDWNIPGFINGETRRQAARLGYKTVIIKPDETLKAQLTDRTLVKENRTVLNPSVSPLLSQLTEQYGINLLFIFEPAEGGVVLHNVVRVEGHGLGTRSVLGMGYGKAFAMFDADAVCLKPLSPTRGALCLKDSPIPGFKVFGNMGKISKEDKDKAGAVIKNFIMEWISDLMKQSNLDARSKR; encoded by the coding sequence ATGAAGAAATTTTTTTTCGGAATATTGGCGCTTATCGTTTCCGGCTGCGCAATGGGCCCCAAACTGCAACCCCTCCCTGTTTTCAACATAGAAAAAAATTCCCGGATCGGAATCATCAATTTTATCCCCCCCAACCCGAAACACATTCATATCGGGACCACCGTTTTTAATAATTTTAAAAAGGAATACCAAGTTGATTGGAATATTCCGGGGTTTATTAATGGCGAGACCCGGCGTCAAGCCGCCAGGCTGGGATATAAAACTGTGATTATCAAACCTGATGAAACGTTGAAGGCCCAACTGACCGATCGGACTCTGGTGAAGGAGAACAGGACTGTTCTGAACCCGAGCGTGTCGCCGCTTCTCAGTCAGCTCACGGAACAATATGGAATCAATCTGCTGTTTATATTCGAGCCTGCCGAGGGGGGCGTGGTTTTGCACAATGTGGTAAGGGTTGAGGGCCATGGCCTTGGAACGCGTTCGGTTCTTGGCATGGGATATGGCAAGGCGTTTGCCATGTTCGACGCAGACGCCGTATGCCTGAAACCGCTGTCGCCGACCAGAGGGGCGCTTTGCCTGAAAGACAGTCCAATCCCCGGTTTCAAGGTTTTCGGAAACATGGGCAAAATTTCCAAAGAAGACAAGGACAAAGCGGGAGCTGTTATCAAAAATTTTATAATGGAATGGATTTCTGATCTTATGAAACAGTCCAACTTAGACGCCAGATCAAAAAGATAG
- a CDS encoding AmpG family muropeptide MFS transporter — protein MSLHPEAPSLLQKIFTRRMLTATLMGFASGLPLLLTKSLLQAWMRESGIDISVIGLTALVGVPYSVKFLWAPVVDRFILSSLGRRRGWLLPIQLSLCLSIALLGFADPGRFLWLTIVAAFCVTFFSASQDIVIDAYRREDLPDEELGLGSSMAINGYRVGMLIASAGGLALSDHLPFWAVYALMAACMLPGILTTCLSPEPKNIPGTPRTLKEAVMDPLREYFSRESAILILAFILLYKIGDTMASEMATVFFLDTGFSKSEIAAVVKIFGFWATISGALAGGVGMLRIGINKSLWIAGVLQALSTACFALLAQAGPSLWGLSFVIAFENFSSGMGTSAYAAFMASLTNKKFTATQYALLTSFMGIPRTIASAPTGFMAKWAGWELFFVICALAAIPGMLLLFKCAPWKEKKT, from the coding sequence ATGAGTCTTCATCCGGAAGCGCCGTCCCTGCTTCAAAAAATATTCACCCGACGAATGCTCACCGCCACGCTCATGGGATTTGCCAGCGGCCTGCCCCTTCTGCTCACCAAATCCCTGCTCCAGGCGTGGATGAGGGAGTCGGGCATTGACATCTCCGTCATCGGCCTCACGGCGCTGGTGGGCGTTCCCTACAGCGTCAAATTCCTGTGGGCGCCGGTTGTGGACCGGTTCATCCTGTCTTCCCTGGGCCGGCGGCGGGGATGGCTTTTGCCCATCCAGCTCTCCCTTTGCCTGTCCATCGCGCTCCTGGGATTCGCCGATCCCGGCCGCTTTTTGTGGCTGACCATCGTCGCGGCGTTTTGCGTCACGTTTTTCAGCGCGTCCCAGGACATCGTCATCGACGCCTACCGGCGGGAGGACCTGCCGGACGAAGAGTTGGGGCTGGGCTCGTCTATGGCCATCAACGGATACCGCGTGGGGATGCTCATCGCCTCGGCCGGGGGCCTGGCCCTGTCCGACCATCTCCCCTTTTGGGCGGTGTACGCCCTCATGGCCGCGTGCATGCTGCCGGGCATTTTGACCACGTGTCTGTCGCCCGAGCCGAAAAACATCCCCGGAACCCCCCGGACCCTCAAAGAGGCCGTGATGGACCCTTTGAGGGAATACTTCAGCCGCGAGTCCGCCATTCTGATCCTGGCCTTTATCCTCCTTTACAAAATCGGGGACACCATGGCCAGCGAGATGGCCACCGTGTTTTTTTTGGACACCGGTTTTTCAAAATCGGAAATCGCCGCCGTGGTGAAGATTTTCGGCTTCTGGGCCACCATCTCCGGGGCCCTGGCCGGGGGCGTGGGAATGCTTCGGATAGGAATCAACAAAAGCCTGTGGATCGCCGGGGTTCTCCAGGCCCTGTCCACGGCCTGTTTCGCCCTGCTGGCCCAGGCCGGCCCGAGCCTGTGGGGGCTTTCCTTTGTCATCGCCTTTGAAAATTTCAGCTCCGGAATGGGAACATCGGCCTACGCCGCGTTCATGGCCAGCCTCACGAACAAAAAATTCACCGCCACCCAGTACGCCCTTTTGACCAGCTTCATGGGAATTCCCCGGACCATCGCCTCGGCCCCCACAGGCTTTATGGCCAAGTGGGCCGGATGGGAGCTTTTTTTTGTCATCTGCGCCCTGGCGGCGATCCCGGGCATGCTTCTGCTCTTTAAATGCGCCCCCTGGAAGGAAAAAAAGACATGA
- a CDS encoding conserved hypothetical protein (Evidence 4 : Unknown function but conserved in other organisms), with protein sequence MEDKKKRIAVTVIGKDEVGIVAKVAAALAESNINIVDINQKILGDEFFAMTLFADRMNADLSLNEITVRLKDSVKGMSLEVTVQDLEVFQYMHRV encoded by the coding sequence ATGGAAGACAAAAAAAAACGCATCGCTGTGACCGTCATCGGGAAGGATGAGGTCGGAATTGTGGCCAAAGTGGCCGCGGCGCTGGCTGAAAGCAATATCAATATTGTGGATATCAATCAGAAAATACTGGGCGATGAATTTTTCGCGATGACGCTTTTCGCAGACAGAATGAACGCCGACCTTTCCCTGAATGAGATCACGGTCAGGCTCAAAGACTCTGTCAAAGGCATGTCTTTGGAAGTGACGGTTCAGGATCTGGAAGTGTTTCAATACATGCATCGAGTGTAG
- a CDS encoding conserved hypothetical protein (Evidence 4 : Unknown function but conserved in other organisms): MAPDHKKIPPTSQKTPDKISLKLRVQPKASRNAFAGIHNGAVKIKITAPPSDGAANKMCVKFLAKSLRLPKSSVRIVSGAASRNKTVLLTPGPGKDAKKELDRVSRLLDVFTGGAKTR, translated from the coding sequence ATGGCGCCTGATCACAAAAAAATCCCCCCGACATCCCAAAAAACACCCGACAAAATTTCGCTTAAACTCCGGGTCCAGCCCAAGGCCTCCCGAAACGCCTTTGCCGGGATTCACAACGGCGCCGTGAAAATCAAAATCACCGCGCCCCCGTCAGACGGGGCCGCCAACAAAATGTGCGTAAAATTTCTGGCCAAAAGCCTGAGACTTCCCAAATCATCGGTCCGTATCGTTTCAGGCGCCGCCTCCCGGAACAAAACCGTTCTTTTAACTCCCGGGCCGGGCAAAGACGCCAAAAAGGAACTCGACCGGGTGTCCCGTCTTCTGGACGTCTTCACCGGCGGCGCCAAAACCCGCTAA
- the ddl gene encoding D-alanine--D-alanine ligase, whose amino-acid sequence MKKRVIALISGGISPERQVSIESGDQVFKALDKEKYTVLRYDPMTDLPRLAADAEKIDAAFIALHGRYGEDGTVQGMLDLLDIPYQGSGVLGSAMAMNKIVSKHMCQAHGVPVPPFRALKRGEPANVGEIVEELGLPLVIKPAETGSSVGISVARTPDEVGAGIDLAFSHDESILAEAHIDGVEITAAVIGNDHLETLPLIEIIPGSDSPFFDYEAKYTPGGAREICPARIEEKHAEKAREYAKTAHRALLCKGYSRTDMILKDGELYVLETNTIPGMTPTSLLPQAAAKAGISFGRLLDRLIDLGVRSRPPQTGKTV is encoded by the coding sequence ATGAAAAAACGCGTCATCGCCCTGATCTCCGGGGGAATTTCCCCAGAGCGTCAGGTGTCCATCGAAAGCGGCGACCAGGTTTTCAAAGCCCTGGACAAGGAAAAATACACGGTTCTTCGGTATGATCCCATGACGGACCTGCCCCGGCTGGCGGCGGACGCGGAAAAAATAGACGCGGCCTTCATCGCCCTCCACGGCCGTTATGGGGAAGACGGAACCGTCCAGGGCATGCTGGATCTCCTGGACATCCCCTACCAGGGCTCCGGGGTCCTGGGAAGCGCCATGGCCATGAACAAAATCGTCTCCAAACATATGTGTCAGGCGCATGGCGTTCCCGTTCCGCCGTTTCGGGCGCTGAAACGGGGCGAGCCGGCGAATGTGGGGGAAATCGTGGAGGAACTCGGGCTGCCTCTGGTGATCAAACCCGCCGAGACCGGCTCCAGCGTGGGCATATCCGTGGCCCGGACCCCGGACGAGGTCGGGGCCGGAATCGATCTGGCTTTTTCCCACGACGAGTCGATTTTAGCGGAAGCGCATATCGACGGCGTGGAAATCACCGCCGCGGTCATCGGAAACGACCACCTGGAGACGCTGCCGCTCATCGAAATTATCCCGGGAAGCGACAGCCCCTTTTTTGACTACGAGGCCAAATACACCCCGGGCGGCGCCCGTGAGATATGCCCGGCCCGGATTGAGGAAAAACACGCCGAAAAAGCCCGGGAATACGCCAAAACCGCCCACCGGGCGCTGTTGTGCAAAGGATACAGCCGAACCGACATGATTCTGAAAGACGGGGAGCTGTATGTCCTTGAAACCAACACCATACCCGGCATGACCCCCACCAGCCTGCTGCCCCAGGCCGCGGCAAAGGCCGGAATTTCTTTTGGCCGCCTTCTGGACCGGCTCATTGACTTAGGGGTCCGGTCCCGGCCCCCCCAGACAGGAAAGACAGTCTAA
- a CDS encoding Molecular chaperone DnaJ: MFSGFEKIVEERIRQSLEKGEFDNLPGSGKPLSDEDASIPEDLRMAYKILKNAGCLPPEIELKKKIAETRDLMENMEETGERYRMLKKLNFLIMKLNSMRRSSPDFEMPQAYMEKISEKL, translated from the coding sequence ATGTTTTCAGGCTTTGAAAAAATAGTGGAAGAGCGAATCAGGCAGTCTTTGGAAAAAGGCGAGTTTGACAATCTGCCCGGGTCCGGAAAACCCCTTTCGGACGAAGACGCCTCCATTCCTGAAGATCTCAGGATGGCATACAAAATCTTAAAAAACGCCGGATGTCTGCCCCCTGAAATCGAGCTGAAAAAAAAGATCGCCGAGACCCGGGACCTGATGGAAAACATGGAGGAAACCGGCGAAAGATACCGCATGCTCAAAAAACTCAACTTTTTGATCATGAAACTCAATTCCATGCGACGCTCGTCGCCGGACTTTGAAATGCCCCAGGCATACATGGAAAAAATATCCGAAAAACTTTGA
- a CDS encoding conserved hypothetical protein (Evidence 4 : Unknown function but conserved in other organisms) translates to MEFTHEEILETLGMIAEDKLDIRTVTLGISLFDCSDPDPGVCARKIREKILANAAELSPKIDFVANEYGLPIVNKRISVTPISFVVPVADPAAFVEVAAAVDQAAEEVGVDFVGGYTAMIQKGRTAIDKAMIEAMPEVLSTTRRFCASVALASTRAGIHMDGCRAMSRVMKDTARRTAGDDGIGCAKLVLFANPVEDNPFMAGAYYGPGETETSILVGVSGPGPVRRALERLGPDADLGEVAETIKKTAFKITRAGELVGKKIAERLGVSFGSLDLSLAPTPDEGDSVGQILETMGLVMPGAPGSTAALMMLNDAVKKGGLFASSSVGGLSGAFVPVSEDASMIRAAKAGAITLEKLEAMTSVCSVGLDMIAIPGDTSAETLAAIIADEMAIGCANGKTTAVRIIPAPGKDVGDFVHFGGLLGEAPVMAVSRVSADVFVKRGGRIPATLQSLKN, encoded by the coding sequence ATGGAATTCACCCACGAAGAGATTCTTGAAACGCTGGGAATGATCGCCGAAGACAAGCTGGATATTCGAACCGTGACATTGGGGATTTCTCTTTTTGACTGTTCCGATCCTGATCCCGGCGTCTGCGCCCGTAAAATCCGTGAAAAAATTCTGGCGAATGCGGCCGAGCTGAGCCCCAAAATCGATTTTGTCGCCAATGAATACGGTCTGCCCATTGTGAACAAAAGAATCAGCGTCACCCCCATTTCTTTTGTGGTTCCCGTGGCTGATCCCGCCGCTTTTGTGGAGGTCGCCGCCGCTGTGGATCAGGCGGCGGAGGAGGTCGGGGTGGATTTTGTCGGCGGCTACACCGCCATGATTCAAAAAGGGCGGACCGCCATAGACAAAGCCATGATCGAGGCCATGCCGGAAGTTTTGTCCACGACCCGGCGTTTTTGCGCCTCCGTGGCCCTGGCCTCCACCCGGGCGGGCATCCACATGGACGGGTGCCGCGCGATGAGCCGGGTCATGAAAGACACGGCCCGCCGCACGGCCGGAGATGACGGAATCGGCTGCGCGAAGCTGGTTCTGTTCGCCAATCCTGTGGAGGACAATCCGTTCATGGCCGGCGCGTATTACGGCCCGGGTGAGACTGAGACCTCAATCCTTGTCGGGGTGAGCGGCCCCGGGCCTGTCCGCCGCGCGCTTGAAAGACTCGGACCCGACGCCGACCTGGGAGAGGTGGCGGAGACGATTAAAAAGACGGCGTTTAAAATCACCCGGGCCGGCGAGCTGGTGGGGAAAAAAATCGCCGAACGCCTCGGGGTTTCCTTTGGCAGCCTCGATCTTTCCCTGGCCCCCACGCCGGATGAGGGCGACTCGGTGGGACAGATACTGGAGACCATGGGCCTTGTCATGCCGGGCGCGCCGGGCTCCACCGCCGCGCTGATGATGCTCAACGACGCGGTGAAAAAAGGCGGTCTTTTCGCCTCGTCATCGGTGGGGGGGCTTTCCGGCGCTTTTGTGCCGGTGAGCGAAGACGCCTCCATGATCCGGGCGGCGAAGGCCGGGGCCATCACCCTTGAAAAACTGGAGGCCATGACCAGCGTGTGCTCGGTGGGGCTGGACATGATCGCGATTCCCGGCGACACCAGCGCCGAGACCCTGGCCGCGATTATCGCGGATGAAATGGCCATCGGATGCGCCAACGGCAAAACCACGGCGGTGAGAATCATACCGGCCCCGGGCAAGGATGTGGGCGATTTTGTCCATTTCGGGGGTCTTCTGGGCGAGGCCCCTGTCATGGCGGTGAGCCGGGTGTCGGCGGACGTGTTTGTCAAAAGAGGGGGCCGCATCCCGGCCACGCTTCAGTCTTTGAAGAATTAG
- the rfaE gene encoding D-glycero-beta-D-manno-heptose-7-phosphate kinase: protein MEPLLEKFSRSKILVTGDLMLDEYVWGEARRISPEAPVPVVSVEKTDHVLGGAGNVIRNLSTLGGQVRAVALAGDDQDADRIFEEIKALGVDPSGIIRDPGRPTTRKTRIMAAGQHVLRIDREVKKKISGDIFASAKKRLEDWVPEADLVIVSDYDKGFVTRDLMKDITALARKNQTPTLVDPKGPDFSKYAGARVITPNRKEAVLAARMDITDEPSLFEAGRRLLDIAGVEKALITCGKDGMALFEKGLKPRRITARPRQVFDVSGAGDTAIATLALALAAGAGFFEAARTANAAAGIVVGKPGTAAVSLEELEKALERLA, encoded by the coding sequence ATGGAACCGCTTCTGGAAAAATTCAGCCGGTCAAAAATCCTGGTGACCGGCGATCTCATGCTCGACGAATATGTGTGGGGGGAGGCGCGCCGCATCTCCCCGGAGGCCCCGGTGCCGGTGGTGTCTGTGGAAAAAACCGATCACGTCCTGGGCGGGGCCGGAAATGTCATCCGCAATCTATCCACCCTGGGGGGACAAGTCCGGGCCGTGGCCCTTGCCGGGGACGACCAGGACGCGGACCGGATTTTCGAAGAAATCAAAGCGCTCGGCGTGGATCCGTCCGGAATCATCCGGGACCCCGGGCGGCCCACCACCCGGAAAACCCGGATCATGGCCGCCGGCCAGCATGTGCTGCGCATTGACCGGGAAGTCAAAAAAAAGATATCCGGAGACATTTTCGCGTCCGCGAAAAAACGACTGGAAGACTGGGTCCCGGAAGCGGATCTCGTCATCGTCTCCGACTATGACAAGGGGTTTGTCACCCGGGATCTCATGAAGGATATCACGGCCCTGGCCCGAAAAAATCAAACGCCGACGCTCGTGGACCCCAAGGGGCCGGACTTTTCAAAATACGCCGGGGCGCGTGTCATCACCCCCAACCGAAAAGAGGCCGTCCTGGCCGCGCGAATGGACATCACGGACGAGCCCTCCCTGTTTGAGGCCGGAAGAAGGCTTCTGGACATCGCCGGCGTTGAAAAAGCGCTGATCACCTGCGGCAAAGACGGCATGGCGCTGTTTGAAAAGGGCCTGAAGCCACGGCGGATCACGGCCCGGCCCCGGCAGGTGTTTGATGTCTCCGGGGCCGGCGACACGGCCATCGCCACCCTGGCCCTGGCCTTGGCCGCAGGCGCGGGATTCTTCGAAGCGGCCCGGACGGCCAACGCCGCCGCCGGTATCGTGGTGGGCAAACCCGGAACAGCGGCGGTTTCCCTTGAAGAGCTTGAAAAAGCCCTTGAGCGTCTGGCCTGA
- the yhfP gene encoding putative quinone oxidoreductase YhfP (Evidence 3 : Putative function from multiple computational evidences), translating to MAKDMTFKAFVVKEKDGAFVGSVQTRSIGDLPEHDLLVKVRYSSLNYKDALSASGNRGVTRAYPHTPGIDAVGTVVRCDSGTFSEGEAALVTSYDLGMNTPGGFGQYIRVPSEWALRLPEGMTMKESMAIGTAGLAAGMSVLRVIEHVRPEHGDIAVSGATGGVGSLGVSILAKLGYSVAAISGKDREDGRDYLLGLGAKETLSPEEFGKEDKRPILKGRFAGGIDTVGGPILENMIKSALPMGVIACCGNAASPQLNLTVFPFILRGLTLIGIDSQNYPMTYRKTVWEKLAGEWKPGHLMEVCHTISLDELNGRIDLMLKGRSRGRILVDLEA from the coding sequence ATGGCGAAAGACATGACATTCAAAGCGTTTGTGGTTAAGGAAAAAGACGGGGCCTTTGTCGGAAGCGTTCAGACCCGGTCCATCGGGGACCTTCCGGAGCATGATCTTTTGGTGAAAGTCCGGTATTCGTCCCTGAACTACAAAGACGCTCTTTCCGCGAGCGGAAACAGGGGCGTGACCCGGGCGTATCCCCACACCCCCGGCATCGACGCCGTGGGGACGGTGGTCCGATGTGACTCCGGGACATTCAGCGAGGGCGAGGCGGCGCTCGTCACAAGCTACGATCTCGGCATGAACACGCCGGGCGGTTTTGGCCAGTATATCCGGGTTCCGTCGGAATGGGCCTTGAGGCTGCCCGAAGGCATGACCATGAAAGAATCCATGGCCATCGGGACCGCGGGGCTGGCCGCCGGCATGTCGGTTCTGCGGGTGATTGAGCATGTCCGGCCCGAACACGGGGACATCGCGGTTTCCGGCGCCACCGGCGGCGTGGGGAGCCTGGGCGTGTCCATTCTGGCAAAGCTGGGGTATTCGGTGGCGGCCATTTCGGGAAAAGACCGGGAAGACGGCCGGGATTATCTTTTGGGGCTCGGGGCGAAAGAGACGCTTTCGCCGGAGGAGTTCGGGAAGGAAGACAAACGGCCCATCCTCAAAGGGCGCTTCGCCGGGGGGATCGACACGGTGGGGGGACCCATTCTTGAGAATATGATCAAATCCGCCCTGCCCATGGGCGTCATCGCCTGCTGCGGCAACGCCGCCTCCCCCCAGCTCAACCTCACGGTGTTTCCTTTTATCTTAAGAGGGCTCACGCTCATTGGAATCGATTCCCAGAACTATCCCATGACCTATCGAAAGACCGTGTGGGAGAAACTGGCCGGCGAATGGAAACCCGGTCATCTGATGGAGGTCTGCCACACGATCTCCCTGGATGAGTTAAACGGCCGAATCGATCTGATGCTTAAAGGGCGATCCCGGGGGAGGATTCTGGTGGATCTGGAGGCGTGA
- a CDS encoding 7, 8-dihydropterin-6-yl-methyl-4-(Beta-D-ribofuranosyl)aminobenzene 5'-phosphate synthase, translating into MKITTLIENEAPASCPDLVSEWGLSLHIEFGGRSILFDTGKSGAFADNAKRLDIDIGSVEAAALSHHHFDHGGGLKRFLEINSRANVYLGKSPQGDCQIKILKFFRKYIGLDKSLMREYPDRFVVVGEPAEILPHVFVFPEIRRRYPEPAGNRRLYVSKSDGEMVHDDFSHEMVMAIEDHDGLVIFTGCSHNGLLNMVDTVSREFEGVPVKAVIGGFHLISSPLFNSMAGDRREVEELGGSVLSYPVEMTYTGHCTGAKAFDVLKSVMGDRLTDIRTGTCFEV; encoded by the coding sequence GTGAAAATCACCACATTGATTGAAAATGAGGCTCCGGCCTCTTGTCCGGACCTGGTTTCCGAGTGGGGCCTGTCTTTGCATATCGAGTTCGGCGGGCGCTCTATTTTGTTCGACACGGGCAAATCCGGCGCGTTCGCGGACAACGCGAAACGCCTGGACATTGACATCGGCTCGGTCGAGGCGGCGGCGCTGTCTCACCATCATTTTGATCATGGGGGCGGCCTTAAGCGTTTTCTGGAAATAAATTCCCGGGCAAACGTGTATCTCGGAAAATCGCCCCAGGGGGACTGTCAGATCAAAATTTTAAAATTTTTCAGGAAATATATCGGCCTGGACAAATCTCTCATGAGGGAATATCCGGACCGGTTCGTCGTGGTCGGCGAGCCCGCCGAAATCCTTCCCCATGTGTTTGTCTTTCCTGAAATACGGCGCCGCTATCCCGAACCGGCCGGAAACAGACGCCTGTATGTGTCAAAAAGCGACGGCGAAATGGTCCACGATGATTTTTCCCACGAGATGGTCATGGCCATTGAAGACCATGACGGGCTGGTGATTTTCACCGGGTGCTCCCACAATGGCCTTTTGAATATGGTGGACACGGTTTCAAGGGAGTTTGAAGGGGTTCCGGTCAAAGCGGTGATCGGGGGGTTCCATCTTATCTCCTCGCCGCTGTTTAATTCCATGGCGGGCGACAGACGCGAGGTCGAGGAGCTGGGCGGATCGGTTTTGAGCTATCCTGTGGAAATGACATACACCGGGCATTGCACAGGCGCCAAAGCGTTTGATGTTTTAAAGTCCGTGATGGGGGATCGGCTGACGGATATCAGGACGGGGACCTGTTTTGAAGTTTGA